In Nonomuraea sp. NBC_00507, the following are encoded in one genomic region:
- a CDS encoding LacI family DNA-binding transcriptional regulator: MSSRRVTLADVAKAAGVSRPTASLVLSGRGRELRISQDVEQRVLRAADELQYRPNIVSVGLRTGTTRTIGFVSDTVATSRLAGDMIKGALEAARERGIMLFIGETEGDAELERLLLQAMLDRQVDGLILASMFTTTIKVPKVVAAAPAVLLNALSKQPTHLPSVIPDEIEAGRCAARVLLEAGHRDGIYLIGAGPGLRQFPPGGVAAMERLRGIRETLGEAGVRVAGGRLCDDWQPEYGLAATRALLESTRPHALICFNDRLALGAYQALDDFGLKVPADVSVVSFDDHPIAAWMRPKLTTVALPHYELGRKAVGVLFTQIGRDHADPDPKGEVHRVPMPLRSRESIAPPSAADSVS, encoded by the coding sequence GTGAGCTCACGACGGGTCACGCTGGCCGATGTGGCCAAAGCGGCCGGTGTCTCACGGCCGACCGCCTCGCTGGTGCTGTCCGGCCGCGGCCGTGAGCTGCGGATCTCTCAGGATGTCGAGCAGCGTGTCCTGCGAGCCGCCGACGAGTTGCAGTACCGGCCCAACATCGTCTCCGTGGGCCTGCGCACGGGCACCACCCGGACGATCGGCTTCGTCTCCGACACGGTCGCCACCTCACGGCTGGCCGGCGACATGATCAAGGGGGCGCTGGAGGCCGCCCGTGAGCGCGGCATCATGCTGTTCATCGGTGAAACGGAAGGAGACGCCGAGCTCGAACGCCTCCTGCTGCAGGCCATGCTCGACCGCCAGGTCGACGGGCTCATCCTGGCGTCGATGTTCACCACGACCATCAAGGTGCCCAAGGTCGTCGCCGCCGCTCCCGCCGTCCTGCTCAACGCGCTGTCCAAACAGCCCACCCACCTGCCCTCGGTCATCCCTGACGAGATCGAGGCCGGCCGCTGCGCCGCCCGGGTGCTGCTCGAGGCCGGCCATCGCGACGGCATCTACCTGATCGGCGCCGGCCCGGGCCTGCGCCAATTCCCCCCCGGAGGCGTCGCGGCGATGGAACGACTCAGAGGCATCCGCGAGACGCTCGGCGAGGCAGGCGTCAGGGTGGCGGGCGGCCGCCTTTGCGATGACTGGCAACCCGAGTACGGTCTCGCCGCGACGCGGGCACTACTCGAAAGCACGCGCCCGCACGCGTTGATCTGCTTCAACGACCGGCTCGCCCTGGGCGCCTACCAGGCACTCGACGACTTCGGGCTCAAGGTGCCCGCGGACGTCTCCGTCGTCTCCTTCGACGACCATCCCATCGCCGCGTGGATGCGCCCCAAGCTGACCACCGTGGCACTGCCCCACTACGAGCTCGGCCGCAAGGCCGTCGGCGTGCTGTTCACCCAGATCGGCCGCGACCACGCAGACCCCGATCCCAAGGGCGAGGTGCACCGGGTGCCGATGCCCCTGCGCAGCCGCGAGTCCATCGCCCCACCATCTGCCGCGGACTCCGTCAGCTGA
- a CDS encoding glycoside hydrolase family 68 protein produces MSGGRPAHWTRRHLDLLAESSATTAPVMDPAAVPRILPGHDLWDLWPIQEEDGSTALIDGYELWMTLSAPALGHPEERHDQARIRLLAKNGDGWKDLGHAFADGASPGSREWSGSAVHRPDGTVSVFYTAAGRRGEARPTFRQSVIEARPALLAGGDRILLHEDAEHREILRSDGRLYLPVEEANGSPGNIRAFRDPGWFRDPADGRDYLLIAASTAWDDRFTGAIALAESRAGAWSLLPPLIVAEAINHELERPHIIVHQSWYYLFFSTQRHTFHPADRGPTGLYGFAAPRLTGPYEPLNASGLVIQNPSLEPDQAYAWLVLPDLHVVSFANYRSQQGRDLRHAEAAQARANFGGTIAPMLKLTLDEMTTSVVPAVEDPVDRRRRPLIEGRP; encoded by the coding sequence GTGAGCGGTGGCCGACCGGCGCACTGGACACGCCGGCACCTTGATCTGCTCGCCGAGAGCAGCGCGACCACGGCACCCGTCATGGACCCGGCGGCCGTCCCCCGGATCCTGCCCGGCCACGATCTGTGGGACCTGTGGCCGATCCAGGAGGAGGACGGCTCGACAGCCCTGATCGACGGCTACGAACTGTGGATGACGCTGTCGGCCCCCGCGCTCGGTCACCCCGAAGAGCGCCACGACCAAGCCCGCATCCGCCTGCTCGCCAAGAACGGGGACGGATGGAAGGACCTAGGGCACGCCTTCGCCGACGGCGCCTCCCCGGGCAGTCGCGAGTGGTCCGGATCAGCGGTCCACCGGCCCGACGGCACGGTATCGGTGTTCTACACGGCCGCTGGCCGGAGAGGCGAAGCACGCCCGACGTTCCGGCAGAGCGTCATCGAGGCCCGCCCCGCCCTGCTGGCCGGCGGCGACCGGATTCTGCTGCACGAAGACGCCGAACACCGGGAAATCCTCCGCTCCGACGGCCGTCTGTACCTGCCGGTGGAGGAGGCCAACGGGTCACCGGGGAACATCAGGGCCTTCCGCGATCCCGGCTGGTTCCGCGACCCGGCCGACGGGCGCGACTATCTGCTCATCGCGGCGTCCACCGCCTGGGACGACCGCTTCACCGGCGCCATCGCCCTGGCCGAGTCACGTGCCGGCGCCTGGTCCCTGCTGCCGCCCCTCATCGTGGCCGAGGCCATCAACCACGAGCTCGAACGACCGCATATCATCGTCCACCAGTCGTGGTACTACCTCTTCTTCTCCACCCAGCGTCACACCTTTCATCCAGCCGATCGCGGGCCCACGGGGCTCTATGGCTTCGCCGCGCCCCGACTGACCGGACCGTACGAGCCGCTCAACGCCTCCGGGCTTGTGATCCAGAATCCTTCTCTCGAACCCGATCAGGCCTACGCGTGGCTGGTGTTGCCCGACCTTCACGTGGTCAGCTTCGCCAACTACCGATCACAACAGGGCAGAGATCTCCGACATGCGGAAGCGGCGCAGGCGCGAGCCAATTTCGGCGGGACCATCGCGCCGATGCTCAAGCTCACTCTCGACGAGATGACCACGTCTGTCGTCCCCGCTGTGGAAGATCCTGTGGACCGCCGCCGCAGGCCCTTGATAGAAGGACGCCCGTGA
- a CDS encoding phosphopantetheine-binding protein has product MAKIQHHLEHSLGARIPLTTLYAHPTIRSLARRLADEAAAEEVEGVERADTATPRPRTPADRRHSAASAVALATPENADTVRPGGPQDRHESRCTA; this is encoded by the coding sequence ATGGCCAAGATCCAGCACCACCTCGAACATTCCCTGGGCGCGCGTATCCCGCTGACCACGCTCTATGCCCACCCCACGATCCGTTCCCTGGCCCGACGGCTCGCCGACGAAGCAGCAGCAGAGGAGGTGGAGGGCGTAGAGCGGGCAGACACGGCCACGCCCCGGCCACGCACTCCCGCCGACCGGCGGCACTCCGCCGCAAGCGCCGTGGCACTCGCGACTCCTGAGAACGCGGACACGGTCCGACCCGGCGGCCCGCAAGACCGCCACGAGAGTCGGTGCACCGCCTGA
- a CDS encoding carbohydrate ABC transporter permease, translating to MARPVGARSTHRRPPPTKLRGTRGLIGWLFVVPALAFYAVFVLRPIALTFQYSLYKWDGIGPSTWVGPANYGKVFTDPDLFDSLINAFQLIVFFSAIPVVLGLAIAATIRRIAASRLALVARTVLFLPQVIPLVAAGIAWSWLLASTGVINQFLSLLGLGTVTRAWLGDFSTALPAVGMIGAWVLLGLCTLLLLAGMSKIDPALYEAARLDGAGAWREFISITVLSLRQEIAVCVTVTVIAALASFDIVYISTQGGPGNTTMVPGLQIYYLAFSEREIGTASALAVVLMFLVIACALPIQWFTKDGNR from the coding sequence ATGGCCCGGCCTGTCGGAGCCCGGTCCACACACCGGCGGCCGCCCCCGACCAAGCTGCGCGGCACGCGCGGCTTGATCGGCTGGCTGTTCGTCGTCCCGGCGCTCGCCTTCTATGCGGTCTTCGTCCTGCGCCCGATCGCCCTGACGTTCCAGTACTCGCTGTACAAATGGGACGGTATCGGCCCGTCCACCTGGGTGGGGCCGGCAAACTACGGAAAGGTCTTCACCGATCCCGACCTGTTCGACTCACTGATCAACGCCTTCCAGCTGATCGTGTTCTTCAGCGCCATCCCGGTCGTGCTCGGACTGGCGATCGCCGCGACGATCCGGCGCATCGCCGCGAGCCGACTCGCCCTCGTGGCGCGGACCGTGCTCTTCCTGCCGCAGGTCATCCCGCTGGTGGCCGCCGGCATCGCGTGGAGCTGGCTGCTGGCCTCCACCGGAGTGATCAACCAGTTCCTCTCGCTCCTCGGCCTCGGCACGGTGACCCGGGCCTGGCTGGGCGACTTCTCCACGGCCCTGCCGGCGGTCGGCATGATCGGCGCCTGGGTGCTCCTCGGCCTGTGCACGCTCCTGCTCCTGGCCGGCATGAGCAAGATCGATCCGGCCCTCTACGAGGCCGCCCGGCTGGACGGCGCCGGCGCGTGGCGGGAGTTCATCTCGATCACGGTCCTCAGCCTGCGGCAGGAGATCGCGGTCTGCGTCACCGTGACCGTGATCGCGGCCCTGGCGAGCTTCGACATCGTCTACATCTCCACCCAGGGCGGCCCCGGCAACACGACCATGGTGCCCGGCCTGCAGATCTACTATCTCGCCTTCTCCGAACGCGAGATCGGCACGGCCTCGGCCCTGGCTGTGGTGCTCATGTTCCTCGTGATCGCCTGCGCCCTTCCCATCCAATGGTTCACCAAGGACGGCAACCGATGA
- a CDS encoding TetR/AcrR family transcriptional regulator, whose translation MPKVVDHDQRRVELIEATWRTIARTGWDSATMAAIATEAGFANGALKPYFATKDDLLAAAFEHIYVQTGRRMAAATAGKQGLTALRAYCQEILPLDDTTRDEARIVIPFWHKALTSPSLAARHEHAMREWCGQLQRYLTEAREAGEVRTPIPDEQIIGHLLTALLGAQITATLMPTLETTQTLTAQLDGFLTLLTVP comes from the coding sequence GTGCCGAAGGTCGTCGACCACGATCAACGCCGAGTGGAGCTCATCGAGGCCACCTGGCGCACCATCGCCCGCACCGGGTGGGACTCGGCCACCATGGCCGCCATCGCCACCGAAGCCGGCTTCGCCAACGGAGCGCTCAAACCGTACTTCGCGACCAAGGACGACCTGTTGGCCGCCGCCTTCGAGCACATCTACGTCCAGACCGGCCGCCGCATGGCCGCCGCCACCGCCGGCAAGCAGGGCCTGACGGCCCTGCGCGCCTACTGCCAGGAGATCTTGCCGCTGGACGACACAACCCGGGACGAGGCCCGCATCGTCATCCCCTTCTGGCACAAAGCTCTCACCAGTCCTAGCCTGGCCGCGCGGCACGAGCACGCCATGCGCGAGTGGTGCGGACAACTCCAGCGCTACCTCACCGAAGCCCGCGAAGCCGGTGAGGTCCGCACGCCGATCCCCGACGAACAGATCATCGGGCACCTGCTCACCGCGCTGCTCGGCGCACAGATCACCGCAACCCTCATGCCCACCCTGGAAACCACCCAGACCCTCACCGCACAGCTCGACGGTTTCCTCACCCTGCTCACGGTTCCTTGA
- a CDS encoding HIT family protein: MTGTCTFCGIVAGEIPAEIVYSDEHVVAFLDISQATRGHTLVVPREHCRDLTDIGPDRAGLLMRGAVQTAALLRRALEPGGMNIWHATGPTAWQTVFHFHLHLLPRYTPEDLRQAWTHRELPLSSLSPLADHIRTAAAS; the protein is encoded by the coding sequence ATGACCGGGACCTGTACGTTTTGCGGCATCGTTGCCGGAGAGATCCCCGCGGAGATCGTCTACTCCGACGAGCACGTGGTCGCCTTCCTTGACATCTCGCAGGCGACTCGCGGTCACACCCTGGTTGTCCCCCGCGAGCACTGTCGCGACCTGACCGACATCGGTCCGGACCGCGCGGGTCTGCTGATGCGGGGTGCTGTGCAGACCGCCGCCCTGCTGCGGCGCGCGCTGGAACCGGGCGGGATGAACATCTGGCACGCTACCGGCCCTACGGCCTGGCAGACCGTGTTCCACTTCCACCTTCACCTGCTGCCCCGCTACACCCCGGAGGATCTCAGGCAGGCATGGACGCATCGGGAACTGCCGCTGTCGTCGCTGTCGCCACTGGCCGATCACATCAGGACCGCCGCGGCGTCCTGA
- a CDS encoding ABC transporter substrate-binding protein, with protein sequence MARRVRSGQAGAALVIAMGTLAAACAAPGSNSPQPAATSTSSQPTSQSAAPTCGTAPITMNGYFETGFPLPKALTTEFSKQHPNVTWNIREDQFAVITQNAPRVLADNPPDLMRLPQVSELVKDNLLKNLDGYAQAFGWDKWPASQLEQLRLGPGGRPRGEGSLYALGLNFSMTGVFYNKKLAAQIGMSTPPATLAELDAALAKAKDAGITPIVQFNGGATGGLAFPLQNLMASYGPPGPINDWIFQKPGATIDTPSNLQAVQHLDRWVKAGYFQKDVNAVDYATMMSRFIDGQGLFMFNGDWESGNLDKQMAGNVGFSLMPPAQQGGKQAAMSAPLTFGIAANAKNADCAAFFLNWVATDQKARDVGVEVGGSHPMGPADAYMPKVSSDTVTASTLAAGADIAKDNGAMDFIANATGAIYAKSWTPNLQKLVGGQQTPQELLKAVQADYAGQIEGN encoded by the coding sequence ATGGCTCGTCGAGTTCGCTCCGGCCAGGCCGGGGCCGCGCTGGTGATCGCCATGGGGACGCTGGCCGCCGCCTGCGCGGCTCCAGGCAGCAACAGCCCGCAGCCCGCAGCCACCAGCACGTCGTCGCAGCCGACGTCCCAGTCAGCGGCACCCACCTGCGGTACGGCGCCGATCACGATGAACGGCTACTTCGAGACCGGCTTCCCGCTGCCCAAGGCACTGACCACCGAGTTCTCCAAGCAGCACCCCAACGTCACGTGGAACATCCGCGAGGACCAGTTCGCGGTGATCACCCAGAACGCCCCGCGCGTCCTGGCGGACAACCCGCCCGACCTGATGCGCCTGCCCCAGGTCTCGGAGCTGGTCAAGGACAACCTGCTGAAGAACCTGGACGGCTACGCGCAGGCGTTCGGCTGGGACAAGTGGCCGGCCTCGCAGCTCGAGCAGCTGCGCCTGGGCCCGGGTGGACGACCGCGGGGAGAGGGGTCGCTGTACGCCCTGGGGCTCAACTTCAGCATGACCGGCGTCTTCTACAACAAGAAACTCGCCGCCCAGATCGGGATGTCCACGCCGCCCGCCACGCTGGCGGAGCTCGACGCGGCCCTGGCCAAGGCCAAGGACGCGGGCATCACACCCATCGTGCAGTTCAACGGCGGAGCCACCGGCGGCCTGGCGTTCCCGCTGCAAAACCTCATGGCCTCCTACGGCCCGCCCGGACCGATCAACGACTGGATCTTCCAGAAGCCCGGGGCCACGATCGACACCCCGTCGAACCTGCAGGCCGTCCAGCACCTGGATCGGTGGGTGAAGGCAGGATACTTCCAAAAAGACGTCAACGCGGTCGACTACGCGACCATGATGAGCCGCTTCATCGACGGCCAGGGCCTGTTCATGTTCAACGGCGACTGGGAGTCGGGCAACCTCGACAAGCAGATGGCGGGCAACGTCGGCTTCTCCCTGATGCCACCGGCGCAGCAGGGCGGCAAGCAGGCCGCCATGTCAGCGCCCCTCACCTTCGGCATCGCCGCGAACGCCAAGAACGCCGACTGCGCCGCGTTCTTCCTCAACTGGGTGGCCACTGACCAGAAGGCCCGCGACGTCGGTGTCGAGGTCGGCGGATCGCATCCGATGGGCCCGGCCGACGCCTACATGCCGAAGGTCTCCTCGGACACGGTCACCGCCAGCACACTGGCCGCCGGAGCGGACATCGCCAAGGACAACGGCGCGATGGACTTCATCGCCAACGCCACCGGCGCCATCTACGCCAAGAGCTGGACCCCGAACCTGCAGAAGCTGGTGGGCGGACAGCAGACACCGCAAGAGCTGCTGAAGGCGGTCCAGGCCGACTACGCCGGCCAGATCGAAGGAAACTGA
- a CDS encoding linear amide C-N hydrolase: MRTAAVAILSALLLTATVACAPAVAPPTPSSAAQVLRQTEDQIAHTAASLRRLDDMPLYEMTYHGGYDAEAPLTDEELARKGDGWACSLFHRPGAFGRNFDWESNPAMVVHARPPDGYASLSLADVSYLFPSGARPDLNAAQDRRRLAHAVLTPFDGMNEKGLAVGLAQAPDARLPAPTPGRPTVSGVRIIRLMLDRAATVPEAIDLMGRYNLDFTGGPQLHYLIADRAGRSAVVEYGDGRMNVIDDRYLTNITMSGTDRAAKLADRRYRLLAEGGDTDAMELLRRVAQHHTRWSIVYDLDDVTAKIVTAQRWERVHDLRLSAGG, encoded by the coding sequence ATGCGGACCGCTGCCGTGGCGATTTTGTCGGCCCTGCTCCTGACGGCGACGGTGGCGTGCGCGCCCGCAGTGGCGCCGCCGACGCCCTCCTCCGCGGCCCAGGTACTCAGGCAGACGGAGGACCAGATCGCCCATACGGCGGCCAGTCTGCGCCGGCTGGACGATATGCCGCTGTACGAAATGACCTATCACGGCGGCTATGACGCCGAGGCACCGCTCACCGACGAGGAGTTGGCCAGGAAAGGGGACGGCTGGGCATGCTCGCTGTTCCACCGCCCCGGCGCATTCGGCAGGAACTTCGACTGGGAATCCAACCCGGCCATGGTCGTCCACGCCCGCCCGCCGGACGGCTACGCCTCGCTCTCCCTGGCCGACGTCTCCTACCTGTTCCCGTCGGGGGCCCGGCCGGACCTGAACGCCGCCCAGGACCGGCGGCGGCTGGCGCACGCGGTGCTGACCCCGTTCGACGGCATGAACGAGAAGGGGCTCGCCGTCGGCCTGGCCCAGGCGCCAGACGCGCGGCTGCCCGCGCCCACCCCGGGACGCCCCACCGTAAGCGGAGTGCGGATCATCCGGCTCATGCTCGACCGGGCCGCGACCGTGCCCGAAGCGATCGACCTGATGGGTCGCTACAATCTGGACTTCACCGGCGGCCCGCAACTCCACTACCTGATCGCTGACCGGGCGGGCAGGTCCGCGGTCGTCGAGTACGGCGACGGGCGCATGAACGTCATCGACGACCGCTACCTCACCAACATCACGATGAGCGGCACCGACCGGGCCGCCAAGCTGGCCGACCGCCGCTACCGGCTCCTCGCCGAAGGCGGCGACACGGACGCGATGGAGCTGCTCAGGAGGGTGGCTCAGCACCACACCCGGTGGTCGATCGTCTACGACCTGGATGACGTGACCGCTAAGATCGTCACAGCGCAACGGTGGGAACGCGTGCACGACTTACGCCTCTCCGCGGGCGGTTAG
- a CDS encoding carbohydrate ABC transporter permease — MITAWREAWTGRLLLVGMMAVTVLPFLSLFVTALHPSGTYPPGLAWPSNPQWGNFLRAFEAANMDELLISSVLIVLGVVPISILLGTMAGFAIGHLRVIGSRALFLTFVLGLTLPFEGIITPLYYQIRDMGLLNTRWAIILPLIGLFMPFSVFWMRAHFINMPEELSESARMDGANVWQLFRRIHVPLAMPAISSLGILLFLWTWNQFLLAIVLVDDPTKRTMSGALGAFQGQWGTDIPLLCAGSLLILAPTLAIFLIFQRHFVKALLQGSLKG; from the coding sequence ATGATCACCGCGTGGCGGGAAGCCTGGACCGGCCGACTGCTGCTCGTCGGCATGATGGCGGTCACCGTCCTGCCGTTCCTCAGCCTGTTCGTCACCGCCCTGCATCCCTCGGGCACCTACCCGCCCGGGCTGGCCTGGCCCAGCAATCCGCAGTGGGGCAACTTCCTGCGGGCCTTCGAGGCCGCGAACATGGACGAGCTGTTGATCTCCAGCGTCCTCATCGTGCTGGGCGTGGTGCCGATCTCGATCCTGCTGGGCACGATGGCCGGCTTCGCCATCGGCCACCTGCGCGTGATCGGCAGCCGCGCGCTCTTCCTGACGTTCGTGCTCGGCCTGACCCTCCCGTTCGAGGGCATCATCACGCCGCTGTACTACCAGATCCGCGACATGGGCCTGCTGAACACGCGCTGGGCGATCATCCTGCCGCTCATCGGCCTGTTCATGCCGTTCTCCGTCTTCTGGATGCGCGCCCACTTCATCAACATGCCCGAGGAACTGTCCGAAAGCGCACGGATGGACGGCGCCAACGTGTGGCAGCTGTTCCGGCGCATCCACGTCCCCCTGGCCATGCCGGCGATCTCCTCCCTGGGCATCCTGCTGTTCCTGTGGACCTGGAACCAGTTCCTGCTGGCCATCGTCCTCGTCGACGACCCCACCAAGCGCACGATGTCCGGCGCGCTGGGCGCCTTCCAGGGCCAGTGGGGCACCGATATCCCCCTGCTGTGCGCCGGATCGCTGCTGATCCTGGCCCCCACGCTCGCGATCTTCCTCATCTTTCAGCGGCACTTTGTCAAGGCGCTGCTCCAGGGGTCTTTGAAGGGCTGA